Sequence from the Symbiopectobacterium purcellii genome:
ATGCATCATCGCGCACCGGCTAGCCGAAAAAGAAAACCGTTTTCCTCGGCGTAGGTGAAGAGAAAAATGCGTGGCAGCGCAATTTTGTTCTAAACCCAGTGAGAATGCGGAGTGACAATGGTGTGAATATCCGGATACTGCTAACAGAAGCGGTAACAGTAGGGGCACTCTATGAGCAAATCAACGCCACGTGAACAGGCGCAGTACCATCGATTAGAAGCCTTCGGTGGCTTGGAAATGTTGCAAGCGCGCTATTATCGCCAACGCTTTTCCCGCCATGTGCATGACACGTTTTGTGTTGGTGTGATTGAAGAAGGCGCTCAGCGTTTTTACCGCACCGGTGGGGAGCACGTTGCGCCGCAGGGCGACATCATTTTGGTCAATGCGGATGATGTGCATACCGGGTGCTCGGCCCGAGAGAACGGCTGGGCCTATCGCGCCATTTACCCACATCCGGATCTGTTTCGCGCGATCTCCCAGGATCTCCACCACGCCGAGGGAACAGTGCCGTGGTTTCCTGATGCGGTGCTGCACGATCCGGGGCTGGCGCAGCAGTTACAGATGGCGTTTCGCTTATTGGCTCAGCCGGGCAACACGTTGTTAAAAGAGACGCTGCTGTTTTCATCGCTAAGTTGGTTGATGTTGCGTTACAGCAAAACCCGTCGTCCGCCGCGCCCGCTGCCCTTTTCCGAACTGCGCGTGTTACAGACCAAAATGCTGCTGGATGATACGCCAGAGCAAGAGTGGTCGTTGACCACGTTAGCAGCGATGGCAGAACTGAGTCCGTGGCACTACTTACGCCAATTTAAGGCGCTGGTGGGCATTCCGCCACATGCATATCAAGTGCAGGCGCGGTTGCGCAAAGCGAAAACGCTGATGCTGCATGGGCATGCGCTCGCAGCCGTGTCGTCGCAGTGCGGTTTTTCCGATCATAGTCACTTCACCCGTCATTTTAAAAATGCATTTGGTGCAACGCCCGGCAGTTTTATTCAAAGCATCGTTTGGGATCATTCGACGCGTGAGCCGCTGTTGGGGTAATTAATCGCGTTACAACGACCGGGTTAGGCAGCAATCTTGTTCAATACGCTGTCCCCGAGGTTTAGCTAGCCTGAATGACCGCATCTATTACAAAGGTCTCAGGTCGCTATGGAAAAGCATGCTTTATCACAACCGGGCGCTGCGCCAAACGCCAGCTTACCCGATTCGCGGTGGCGCGACATTCGCGCCGGTGTTCTTGATATGTTTCCGTTTTGTCTGGCGGTACTGCCCTGGGGCATTCTGGCAGGTTCAATGGCCGTGCAGGCTGGGTTGCCGCTCTGGCAATCCATTGGGTTGTCGGCGCTGGTGTTCGCGGGTGCTGCACAGTTGGTCACGCTGGGATTAGTCATGAGCGGTGCCAATGTCGTCACGATTTTGATCACCGTTTTCTTCATCACCACCCAACATATTATCTACGCGTTGACCTTGCGTGATTACGTGTCCCGCCTGGCGCTGCGCTATCGTCTGCCGATAGGCTTCTTGCTGACGGATGAACTGTTTGCGCTGAGCGGAGGCAAATCGGCACAGCAGCCGCGTTCTGTCAGCTATTTGATTGCTGCGGGTGGTTTTTTTTATGTCTGTTGGGTGATCTTTAGCCTTGCCGGTATCGTCATGGCTACACGGATACCTGATTTGGCCCGCTATCATTTGGATTTCTCGATTATTGCCACCTTTATTACCATCGTTGTACCGATGGTACGCAGCATCAGTACGTTGCTGGGCGTGGTGCTGTCGCTGGCGCTCTCGATGGTGCTGGCCTTATTCCACGTAGAAGGTGCAGTGGTGATCGCCGGTCTGAGCGGCATGTTCTTTTCAGCGTTGCTGTCACGACGCAGGGAGGACGTACTATGAGTGGTGCACTGTTATTTGCGCTGGCGGGCATTGTGTTTTTCAATCGCTATCTTTTTCTGGAACCGCGTCTGCCGATTCGCTTGCCTGCACTGGTACAGCAAGCGCTGAAATATTCAGCCCCCTGCCTGCTGACGGCGATATGCGGTCCGATCATCTTAATGGATCACGGTATTGTGCGACCGCTCGACGATAACCCCTATTTGTGGGGGGCGCTGTTCAGCGTGATTATCGCGTTCTTTATCCGCAATATGCTGCTGGCGGTGGTGCTGAGTTTGATCTTTTTTGCGCTCCTGCTTTCGCTCTAATCGACGATCGTAAAGGCGGTTTATTATGCAAGGCGCAGTATATCCATCCCTGTTCTGGGGGGACTGCGCTTTTTGTCTCATCGCATCTCACGTTGAATTTGCAACATGGTTACACGGCCTGCAGCTCAGATTGCGCATTGAGCCAATGGATAAAACGAGAGGTTGATGAGCTATCCGGATCGCAAAAATCCATGTGGGTTCCCTGCGCGATGTATATTTGTTCGACGGGAGTGCCATTTTGCCGAGCTTGCCGTGCATAGTCGTCTATTTCGCCAATCGGGAGTACTTCATCATGCTCGCCGTGAAAAATAACCTGTTTACCCTGTGCAGGTAGCAGGGCGATAGGAGAGGTCTGGTGGTAAATATCCCTATTTTCATCGGGCGTGCAACCGAGGAATGCCGTGATAAATTCCCGTCGTTGCATGTCGCGGTAGCTTTCTACTAAATCAACCACTGGGGCCA
This genomic interval carries:
- a CDS encoding AraC family transcriptional regulator; translation: MSKSTPREQAQYHRLEAFGGLEMLQARYYRQRFSRHVHDTFCVGVIEEGAQRFYRTGGEHVAPQGDIILVNADDVHTGCSARENGWAYRAIYPHPDLFRAISQDLHHAEGTVPWFPDAVLHDPGLAQQLQMAFRLLAQPGNTLLKETLLFSSLSWLMLRYSKTRRPPRPLPFSELRVLQTKMLLDDTPEQEWSLTTLAAMAELSPWHYLRQFKALVGIPPHAYQVQARLRKAKTLMLHGHALAAVSSQCGFSDHSHFTRHFKNAFGATPGSFIQSIVWDHSTREPLLG
- a CDS encoding AzlC family ABC transporter permease, whose amino-acid sequence is MFPFCLAVLPWGILAGSMAVQAGLPLWQSIGLSALVFAGAAQLVTLGLVMSGANVVTILITVFFITTQHIIYALTLRDYVSRLALRYRLPIGFLLTDELFALSGGKSAQQPRSVSYLIAAGGFFYVCWVIFSLAGIVMATRIPDLARYHLDFSIIATFITIVVPMVRSISTLLGVVLSLALSMVLALFHVEGAVVIAGLSGMFFSALLSRRREDVL
- a CDS encoding AzlD domain-containing protein; protein product: MSGALLFALAGIVFFNRYLFLEPRLPIRLPALVQQALKYSAPCLLTAICGPIILMDHGIVRPLDDNPYLWGALFSVIIAFFIRNMLLAVVLSLIFFALLLSL